In Diorhabda carinulata isolate Delta chromosome 6, icDioCari1.1, whole genome shotgun sequence, a single genomic region encodes these proteins:
- the LOC130895499 gene encoding uncharacterized protein LOC130895499, which yields MDPNRTESSTSQQQNVHLHMHHMCNCQSNVYPTYYPAVGYRTPVPSLLTYTPPPVPRPYLQHYQYTQYNMGNQFSVPMSSHVNNNTPIYGSTSLTTTDVVFGGVAKEKREKAGSQEENSDVERMNETIDYGQITPPVNELLLTDNSEATVPDNFVKFLERSCLTAEQIAYRNRNRPCFRNIQNLCIRTRSEILKPCTTISNIHSQGIPWATKDFIYAFVRLTNCWHILKGYWENRDGASLGKIEKELTPEFRACYVRWERETMELASQLTRVFYNLDNNLVPPQVNNIIKTSTPENSEKKSSTGQNVSTSTLTNISINNSRSTNVRGLIRLPTNQTTETVDQANQTYSGDFCTMKEGFDSEEERRVYMKPGSYNVPKRDSNDGGTISSPRAIEFLETAQNVNKAQTTNDRYWTNINVAGIKKSGDVKILQNNITPEAELELNLASHLNVHEWLLTSNFSDFGEPSPVSTSTQDIRTFYVDSSSLYESSPQLDNEAQKPSANKILQRSKHTLKTDKEPPLNGVSEETIRKMRKSPPKKSVNEYENDSGITYAGIAALRDLLTELRKYDVLDGLEESDKNYFSPAIDVDGIMEKLKSQEYAYIDEVFRDLKYFINYCNAFAEHFSNVDSKKKEMVTFITQMFSLKLRETLNDNFIGYDFGDIQGDVLQTVGRTKFKDENQFYK from the exons ATGGATCCAAATCGTACCGAAAGCAGTACCAGCCAACAACAAAACGTACATTTGCACATGCATCACATGTGCAACTGTCAAAGTAACGTTTACCCAACCTATTACCCAGCCGTGGGTTATAGAACCCCAGTACCTTCTCTGCTGACTTACACTCCCCCACCAGTACCAAGACCTTATTTACAGCATTACCAATATACGCAGTATAACATGGGAAATCAATTTTCGGTACCTATGAGTAGTCatgtaaataataatacacCAATTTACGGTAGTACTTCGCTCACAACTACCGACGTCGTTTTTGGTGGCGTTGCGAaggaaaaaagagaaaaagctGGTTCTCAAGAAGAGAATAGCGATGTTGAACGTATGAACGAAACGATCGATTACGGTCAAATTACACCACCGGTTAATGAGTTGCTGTTAACG GATAATTCCGAAGCTACGGTCCCGGATAATTTCGTGAAATTTCTAGAACGTAGTTGTTTGACGGCCGAACAAATCGCTTATCGAAACAGAAATCGACCATGTTtcagaaacattcaaaatctCTGTATTAGAACAAGATCCGAAATTTTAAAACCATGCACGACCATTTCAAACATACATTCTCAAG GTATCCCTTGGGCTACCAAGGATTTCATTTACGCTTTCGTTCGTTTGACGAATTGTTGGCACATCCTTAAAGGATATTGGGAAAATAGAGATGGCGCTAGTCTCGGTAAAATCGAGAAGGAGCTAACGCCTGAATTTCGTGCCTGTTACGTACGGTGGGAGAGGGAAACTATGGAATTGGCTTCTCAATTGACTAgagtattttataatttggaTAATAACCTCGTTCCACCCCAG gtgaataatataataaaaacttctaCACCCGAGAATTCCGAGAAAAAATCTTCGACTGGTCAAAATGTTTCTACTTCAACATTGACCAACATATCAATCAATAATTCAAGATCAACGAACGTTCGAGGATTGATTCGACTCCCGACCAATCAGACAACCGAAACCGTCGACCAAGCTAATCAAACATATTCCGGGGATTTTTGTACGATGAAAGAAGGATTCGATTCCGAAGAGGAACGGAGA GTGTACATGAAACCGGGTAGTTACAACGTACCAAAAAGGGACAGTAACGACGGCGGTACGATTTCGAGTCCGAGAGccattgaatttttagaaactgCTCAAAATGTTAACAAAGCGCAAACAACTAACGATAGATACTGGACTAATATCAACGTGGCGGGAATTAAAAAATCGGGAGACGTAAAAATTCTACAGAATAATATAACACCGGAAGCGGAACTTGAG CTCAATCTGGCATCCCATCTTAACGTACACGAATGGTTGTTAACtagtaatttttctgatttcgGCGAACCTTCTCCAGTTTCGACATCTACACAAGATATAAGGACATTTTACGTAGATTCGTCATCTTTATATGAGTCTTCGCCTCAATTAGATAACGAAGCTCAAAAACCGTCtgctaataaaattttacaacgCAGTAAACACACTCTGAAGACAGACAAAGAACCGCCTCTAAATGGAGTTTCAG aggaaacaattagaaaaatgagaaaatcacCTCCCAAGAAAAGCGTCAACGAATATGAAAATGATTCGGGCATTACTTATGCTGGTATTGCCGCTTTACGAGATTTGTTGACAGAATTAAGAAAATACGACGTGTTGGATGGACTCGAAGAGTCAGATAAA AATTATTTCTCACCCGCTATCGATGTTGatggaataatggaaaaattgaaatcccAAGAGTACGCGTATATTGATGAAGTTTTTAGAgacttgaaatatttcatcaattattgCAACGCATTTGCAGAA CATTTCAGCAATGTGGATAGCAAGAAAAAAGAAATGGTTACGTTTATAACTCAAATGTTTTCACTAAAATTACGCGAAACTCTTAATGACAATTTTATCGGCTACGATTTCGGCGATATACAAGGAGACGTGTTGCAAACTGTTGGAAGAACAAAATTCAAAGacgaaaatcaattttataaatga
- the LOC130895791 gene encoding uncharacterized protein LOC130895791: MFSAINKIFGIKMKSALVIIFIFSSVLADGDDPIVQLNEGKIRGHVLQSYGGQDYYAFQEIPYAAPPIDKNRFQLPKSPEAWEGTLETTRNTKVCQQHNTYSLNKTEDCLYLNVYSPVKPGSDERLPVLFWIHGGGLNWGSGTYNDYGPKYIMDYNVVVVAINYRLYAFGFASTDDDVIPGNLGLKDQRFALEWVNKYIHLFGGDPNHVTIAGESSGSAAVGLLVMGNWNGDKELFHAAIMESGSMIGGTLQKNAKENIIGLAKYLDPSFSSEKSEDILELLQNASAEDILAANRNYSNMIEKTGYYSLLPLQSFMDADFKKVPLMIGFNSEEWISYVVNKGNTDLLEGLDNDPSRLVHPNLNMSPENRTIAGRLLKKVYTNQTFMEDFAAYIRWSSDQSFSTPTGKQIELGSVHAPYYVYQFSYKGELGGKMDDMYIVPGAERVAHMEDLHYWWEFSNNNDISIFPDEDQLMMRRFLTLWTNFIKYYNPTPEPDPLLDNIIWPLSNPDTLTYLNINDTFEIRENPRVYRFVKPIFEKYMEPPYVSFVLKMLFPALCAIIFLINPVISDDGTVVTISNGKIRGHILKSGNGEDYYAFQEIPYATPPLGKNRFQLAKEPENWEGILNTTKNTKICYQGNYYPNLIKTEDCLYINVYTPVVPGSDNSLPVLFWIHGGGFNWGSGTFDDYGPKYLMGNGIVVVSPNYRLNAFGFMTTEDDVIPGNLGMKDVQLALRWVNKNIHLFGGNPNQVIIAGESCGSMGVGMLLMGPWSDGIELFHGAIMESSSQLGGVYQLNARQNAFDLGRVLNSTFNTDDSKELLEVLQRASTEDVYNAKLIYGTVTEKEGDFSYPALQAFMDKNFKKIPVMIGINSEERIALPSSKNETLLREYDDNPSLLVSSNINMSPEDRATAGKLLHEIYTDKTFVEDFGAYIRWSTDNDFTTPTGKQVQLGADVVPYYLYQFSYKGDLGGNNSPDLYVPGAERVAHMEELHYYWVFLNNDDLSIFPEEDQLALHRMVRLWTNFVKYLNPTPVEDPLLNNVIWPRSTPANLEYLNINNTLEVRQHLRQHIQISEVLDKYMKPPYNAYGH; encoded by the exons atgTTTAGTgctattaacaaaatatttggaataaaaatgaagagCGCGTTagtgataatatttatattttcttcggtTTTAGCG GACGGAGATGATCCAATTGTTCAGCTGAACGAAGGTAAAATACGTGGACATGTGTTACAAAGTTACGGTGGTCAGGATTATTACGCGTTTCAAGAAATTCCGTATGCAGCTCCTCCTATAGACAAAAATAGATTTCAG CTTCCTAAATCGCCTGAAGCTTGGGAAGGGACTCTTGAAACAACAAGGAATACCAAAGTTTGCCAACAGCACAACACATATTCCTTGAACAAGACTGaagattgtttatatttaaatgtttactCTCCTGTt AAACCTGGAAGTGATGAGAGGTTACCGGTGTTGTTCTGGATTCATGGCGGAGGATTGAATTGGGGATCTGGAACATATAATGATTACGGTCCTAAATATATAATGGATTATAATGTGGTTGTTGTTGCTATTAACTACAGATTGTATGCATTTG gGTTCGCCTCAACTGATGACGATGTTATTCCGGGAAATCTTGGACTTAAAGATCAAAGATTTGCTCTCGAATGGgttaacaaatatattcatCTCTTCGGAGGCGATCCGAATCACGTAACTATCGCAGGAGAAAGTTCCGGTTCCGCTGCAGTTGGACTTTTAGTTATGGGAAATTGGAATGGAGACAAag AACTATTCCATGCGGCTATAATGGAAAGCGGGTCGATGATTGGTGGTACTTTGCAAAAAAACGCGAAAGAAAATATTATCGGTCTAGCAAAATATTTAGATCCTTCGTTTTCATCCGAAAAATCTGAAGATATTTTGGAATTGTTACAAAATGCTTCCGCAGAAGACATATTAGCG GCCAATAGAAACTACAGTAACATGATAGAAAAAACTGGTTATTACTCACTTTTACCTCTACAAAGTTTCATGGATgctgatttcaaaaaagttcCTCTTATGATTGGTTTTAATTCAGAAGAATGGATTAGTTATG ttGTTAACAAAGGAAATACAGACTTACTGGAAGGTTTAGATAATGACCCCAGTCGATTGGTACACCCTAATTTAAATATGTCTCCAGAAAATAGAACTATAGCTGGACGTCtgttgaaaaaagtttatacGAATCAAACATTTATGGAAGATTTCGCAGCTTATATAAGA TGGAGCAGTGATCAATCATTTTCAACGCCAACAGGGAAACAGATTGAATTGGGATCAGTCCACGCACCTTATTACGTGTATCAATTTTCTTACAAGGGAGAGCTAGGAGGTAAAATGGACGACATGTACATCGTACCAG GAGCCGAACGAGTTGCTCATATGGAAGATCTTCATTATTGGTGggaattttccaacaataacgATATTTCCATATTTCCGGATGAAGATCAATTAATGATGCGTCGGTTTCTGACGCTTTGGAccaattttatcaaatacta taATCCAACACCGGAACCGGATCCGCTACTAGACAATATCATTTGGCCACTATCCAACCCTGACACTTTAACGTACTTAAACATTAATGACACGTTCGAAATTAGGGAAAATCCAAGGGTGTATCGATTTGTAAAACcgattttcgaaaaatacatgGAACCCCCATACGTTTCTTTTG ttttgaaaatgttgttCCCGGCTTTGTGtgcaattatatttttaataaatcctGTAATT TCAGACGATGGGACCGTAGTAACTATATCCAATGGAAAAATTAGAGGACACATATTGAAAAGTGGAAACGGTGAAGATTATTACGCTTTCCAAGAAATCCCTTATGCGACACCTCCATTAGGCAAAAATAGATTTCAG ttGGCAAAGGAACCGGAGAACTGGGAAGGGAttttaaatacaacaaaaaatacaaagataTGTTACCAAGGAAACTATTATCCAAATCTTATAAAAACTGAggattgtttatatataaacgTATATACACCTGTA GTGCCCGGAAGTGATAATTCGCTACCAGTATTATTCTGGATACACGGTGGAGGATTTAATTGGGGATCTGGTACTTTCGACGACTACGGTCCAAAGTATCTTATGGGAAATGGAATAGTCGTAGTAAGCCCTAATTATCGTCTAAATGCTTTCG GTTTTATGACGACAGAAGATGATGTAATTCCCGGTAATTTGGGTATGAAAGACGTACAATTGGCTTTACGTTGGGTTAATAAGAATATTCATCTTTTCGGAGGAAATCCTAATCAAGTTATTATTGCCGGAGAAAGTTGTGGATCGATGGGAGTTGGTATGTTACTTATGGGACCATGGAGTGACGGAATAG aattgTTTCATGGAGCGATTATGGAGAGCAGTTCTCAATTAGGGGGAGTTTATCAACTCAACGCTAGACAAAACGCTTTCGATCTTGGAAGAGTGTTGAATTCTACATTTAATACGGATGATTCCAAAGAGTTATTAGAAGTATTACAACGCGCCTCCACCGAAGACGTATATAAC GCTAAACTCATCTATGGTACAGTCACGGAAAAAGAAGGAGACTTTTCGTACCCAGCTCTGCAAGCTTTTAtggataaaaatttcaaaaaaatacctgTCATGATTGGAATTAATTCAGAAGAACGGATAGCTCTTC CTTCGTCTAAAAATGAGACGTTGCTTCGAGAATACGACGATAATCCTAGTTTACTGGTTTCGTCTAACATAAACATGTCACCTGAAGATAGAGCTACTGCCGGGAAACTTTTGCATGAAATATATACGGATAAGACATTCGTGGAAGATTTTGGTGCTTACATTAGA TGGTCTACTGACAATGATTTCACAACCCCAACTGGTAAACAGGTTCAGTTAGGTGCAGACGTTGTACCATACTATCTGTATCAATTTTCTTACAAAGGTGACTTGGGGGGTAATAATTCTCCTGATCTGTACGTACCAG GTGCTGAAAGAGTAGCTCACATGGAAGAATTACATTATTATTGGGTATTTTTGAATAACGATGATCTCAGTATATTTCCAGAGGAAGATCAATTAGCGCTTCACCGAATGGTTAGACTATGGacgaattttgttaaatatct TAATCCGACTCCAGTGGAAGATCCTTTATTGAATAACGTAATTTGGCCACGATCCACGCCGGCtaatttggaatatttgaaCATCAACAATACTTTGGAAGTAAGGCAACATTTGAGGCAGCATATTCAAATTAGCGAGGTTTTGGATAAATATATGAAACCACCTTATAATGCATATGGAcattaa